One window from the genome of Romeriopsis navalis LEGE 11480 encodes:
- the tpiA gene encoding triose-phosphate isomerase — MRKIILAGNWKMHKTQAETLEFVAQFKPAIDDAPDDRGIVLCVPFTDLAILSKNLHGSAIQLGAQNVHWEETGAYTGEISAAMLNEVGVRYVVVGHSERRQYFGETNETVNFRLRAAQKAGLTPILCVGETKQQRDANETEAVIFQQLKEGLVGVDQSQLVIAYEPIWAIGTGDTCASDEANRVIGLIRGKLTNADVTIQYGGSVNPGNVDEIMAQPEIDGALVGGASLKPDSFARIVCFQ, encoded by the coding sequence GTGCGAAAGATTATCCTTGCAGGCAACTGGAAAATGCACAAAACCCAGGCCGAGACCCTGGAGTTTGTGGCGCAGTTCAAACCGGCGATCGACGACGCTCCAGACGATCGGGGAATTGTGTTGTGTGTCCCTTTCACTGACTTGGCCATTCTCTCGAAGAACTTGCACGGTAGCGCAATCCAGTTAGGCGCACAAAACGTTCACTGGGAAGAAACGGGCGCTTACACGGGCGAGATTTCGGCGGCAATGCTGAATGAAGTGGGAGTGCGCTATGTGGTGGTGGGCCATAGTGAGCGGCGACAGTATTTTGGTGAAACGAATGAGACTGTGAATTTCCGCCTGCGGGCCGCCCAAAAAGCGGGACTAACGCCGATTCTGTGCGTCGGTGAAACCAAGCAGCAGCGTGATGCGAATGAAACGGAAGCGGTGATTTTCCAGCAGCTCAAAGAAGGGTTGGTGGGCGTTGATCAATCCCAGTTGGTAATTGCCTATGAGCCGATTTGGGCGATCGGCACTGGTGATACCTGCGCTTCGGATGAAGCCAACCGCGTGATTGGTTTGATCAGAGGCAAATTGACGAATGCGGATGTGACAATTCAGTATGGCGGATCCGTGAATCCTGGTAATGTGGATGAAATTATGGCCCAGCCGGAAATTGACGGTGCTTTAGTCGGCGGTGCGAGTCTGAAGCCGGATAGTTTTGCCCGGATTGTTTGCTTCCAGTAG